Proteins encoded by one window of Salirhabdus salicampi:
- a CDS encoding YtnP family quorum-quenching lactonase gives MESLQIGRAKLTWLNGGVTHLDGGAMFGVVPKPLWSKKYPHNEKNQIELRTDPILCQLDGKNFIIETGIGQNKLTEKQIRNFGVQEQSNIESDLKALSLIPDDIDGVFMTHLHYDHANGLTKWEGEELTSAFPNATIYTSSVEWEEMRNPNIRSKHTYWEQNWKPIQNQVQTFEDELEIAPGLTMIHTGGHSNGHSILFFQDGDDKFIHMADLMPTHAHQNVLWVLAYDDYPMTSIEQKQKWMNIGYNTNAWYTFYHDAYYRALQFNENGDVVADVKRNR, from the coding sequence ATGGAAAGCCTGCAAATTGGCCGAGCAAAATTGACTTGGTTGAATGGTGGTGTAACACACTTAGACGGAGGCGCGATGTTTGGTGTTGTACCGAAACCACTTTGGAGTAAAAAATATCCACATAATGAAAAAAACCAAATTGAGTTAAGGACAGACCCTATTTTATGTCAATTAGATGGAAAAAACTTCATCATTGAAACGGGAATTGGTCAGAATAAGTTAACCGAAAAACAAATACGTAATTTTGGTGTTCAAGAGCAATCAAATATTGAGAGTGATTTAAAGGCTTTGTCATTAATTCCTGATGATATAGACGGTGTTTTCATGACCCATTTACACTATGACCATGCCAATGGTTTAACGAAGTGGGAGGGGGAAGAATTAACTTCTGCTTTTCCTAATGCTACAATCTATACATCCTCTGTGGAATGGGAAGAAATGAGAAATCCAAATATTCGTTCGAAACATACATATTGGGAGCAAAATTGGAAGCCAATTCAAAATCAAGTACAAACATTTGAAGATGAGCTGGAAATTGCTCCAGGATTAACAATGATTCACACCGGGGGTCATAGTAACGGTCATTCAATTTTGTTCTTTCAAGATGGTGATGACAAATTCATACATATGGCAGATTTAATGCCAACACATGCTCATCAAAATGTGCTATGGGTATTGGCATATGATGATTATCCGATGACATCAATTGAACAGAAACAAAAGTGGATGAATATCGGTTACAATACAAATGCATGGTATACGTTTTACCATGACGCATATTACCGCGCTCTTCAGTTTAATGAAAATGGTGATGTTGTCGCCGATGTGAAACGAAACCGTTAA
- the trmB gene encoding tRNA (guanosine(46)-N7)-methyltransferase TrmB, with the protein MRLRNKPWADDFLKENDDIVVSSASSYKGSWKHAFQNDKPIHLEIGTGKGQFIANMAKQHPDVNFIGMERAKSVIVNAVQKVKDAEVDNVRLINDNAIDLRDMFSKHEIDLIYLNFSDPWPKNRHEKRRLTYSLFLEQYQHIMKRGSQIVMKTDNKGLFEYSVVSFSQFGMVLEEVTLNLHELHDPLNVMTEYEEKFSKQGQPIYRCRARFTE; encoded by the coding sequence ATGAGATTAAGAAATAAACCGTGGGCTGATGATTTTTTAAAAGAAAACGACGATATTGTCGTATCATCAGCCAGTTCATATAAAGGAAGCTGGAAACATGCTTTCCAAAATGATAAACCAATCCACTTAGAAATTGGTACTGGTAAAGGCCAGTTTATTGCTAATATGGCAAAACAACACCCAGATGTAAATTTCATAGGAATGGAACGTGCAAAAAGTGTTATTGTGAATGCTGTGCAAAAAGTCAAGGATGCGGAAGTTGACAATGTAAGATTAATTAATGACAACGCCATCGATTTGCGTGATATGTTTTCAAAGCATGAAATTGATCTAATATACCTGAATTTCTCTGATCCTTGGCCCAAAAACCGTCATGAAAAACGCCGTTTAACCTATTCTTTATTTTTAGAGCAATATCAGCATATTATGAAACGTGGAAGCCAAATTGTAATGAAAACAGATAATAAGGGGCTATTTGAGTATTCTGTCGTAAGTTTTTCTCAGTTTGGGATGGTACTTGAAGAGGTTACTTTAAATTTGCATGAGTTACATGATCCGCTAAATGTTATGACAGAGTATGAAGAGAAGTTTTCCAAACAAGGACAACCAATTTATCGTTGTCGAGCCCGATTCACTGAGTAG
- a CDS encoding phosphotransferase family protein — MDYILGKEWTITPAGGSSGDAYFAEREGKRLFLKRNSSPFLAVLSAEGIVPKLVWTKRMENGDVITAQHWMEGRVLLPDEMEEERVALMLSKIHRSTELLHLFMRIGKRALEPEDMLSSIKQMYNEKKALKNRTIGLAIHYLHEQLPFVRNQEKVVCHGDMTHRNWLLTNHNQLYLIDWDQAIVADPAIDIGMLLYEYIPEEEWDFWLSKYGLTLNHQLMNRIYWYIITQSLFYINWHAERNELQGIRKWNDKLEHFLHKIGYDYPEVQMMK, encoded by the coding sequence TTGGATTATATACTGGGAAAAGAATGGACAATAACTCCTGCTGGGGGTTCTTCAGGTGATGCCTATTTTGCTGAAAGAGAAGGAAAGCGCCTTTTCTTAAAACGAAATTCATCTCCTTTTTTAGCGGTTCTCTCTGCTGAAGGAATTGTTCCAAAACTTGTATGGACAAAACGAATGGAAAACGGTGATGTTATCACAGCTCAACACTGGATGGAAGGTCGAGTGTTATTACCAGATGAAATGGAAGAGGAAAGAGTTGCATTAATGTTAAGCAAAATCCATCGTTCCACCGAGCTACTTCACTTGTTTATGCGAATTGGTAAGAGAGCATTAGAACCGGAAGATATGTTGAGTAGTATTAAACAAATGTATAATGAAAAAAAAGCGTTAAAAAACAGAACCATTGGTCTGGCAATTCATTATTTACATGAACAACTTCCGTTTGTCCGGAATCAAGAAAAAGTTGTTTGTCATGGTGACATGACCCATCGTAACTGGCTTTTAACAAATCATAATCAACTTTATTTGATTGATTGGGATCAAGCAATTGTTGCTGATCCAGCAATAGATATTGGTATGCTTTTATATGAATATATACCAGAAGAGGAATGGGATTTTTGGTTAAGTAAGTATGGGTTAACTTTAAATCACCAGTTAATGAACCGAATCTATTGGTATATCATAACGCAAAGCTTGTTTTATATAAATTGGCATGCAGAACGAAATGAACTGCAAGGAATTCGAAAATGGAATGATAAATTAGAACACTTTTTACACAAAATCGGTTATGATTATCCCGAAGTCCAAATGATGAAATGA
- a CDS encoding NERD domain-containing protein, giving the protein MAQLIKLKDYISRYEIDFYRYPGQFIRLKQEKWNKLVELWKGEGEQVNTTSAEQEPPPKKNWFQKMVSNWHDREQSLDFFKKEERERETTLPSSMQELKQYYLDRLLPTQIKWATSTIHEASFMEPGLEYHPQLKYFIQRFPDTFFIMFQPIFLIKQAEIEAETIMITPLEVLCISIVEKAPEYQIEAQAERTWILHRNEEKTKMLSPLVSLKRTENIVKSILHANEIDMPVNKVVLSRSNEIMRKNEPYQTEIVDKTAYHDWFEKMRAYQSPLKHTQLRAGEALLKHCQTTSVKRPEWEEEDIDSQEFHL; this is encoded by the coding sequence ATGGCACAGTTAATTAAATTGAAAGATTATATATCTCGATATGAAATAGACTTTTACCGTTACCCAGGTCAGTTTATTCGATTAAAACAAGAAAAGTGGAATAAGCTTGTGGAATTATGGAAAGGGGAAGGAGAGCAAGTAAATACAACGAGTGCCGAACAAGAACCTCCCCCTAAGAAAAATTGGTTTCAAAAAATGGTTTCGAATTGGCATGATCGTGAACAATCGCTAGACTTTTTCAAAAAAGAAGAAAGAGAAAGGGAGACAACCTTACCTTCAAGTATGCAAGAACTAAAACAATATTATTTGGATCGTTTATTACCAACTCAAATTAAGTGGGCGACAAGTACGATTCATGAGGCATCATTCATGGAACCAGGGTTGGAATATCATCCTCAATTAAAATACTTTATACAACGTTTTCCGGATACATTTTTTATCATGTTCCAACCTATTTTCTTAATTAAACAAGCTGAAATTGAAGCGGAAACAATTATGATTACTCCTTTGGAAGTGCTATGTATTTCAATTGTTGAAAAAGCACCTGAATATCAAATTGAGGCTCAAGCTGAACGGACATGGATACTACACCGAAACGAAGAAAAGACGAAAATGTTAAGTCCGTTAGTTTCACTAAAAAGGACAGAGAACATTGTCAAAAGTATTTTACATGCAAATGAAATTGATATGCCAGTTAATAAGGTTGTACTATCACGATCGAATGAAATTATGCGTAAAAATGAGCCATATCAAACCGAAATTGTGGATAAGACAGCTTATCATGATTGGTTTGAAAAGATGCGGGCTTATCAATCACCATTAAAGCATACTCAATTAAGGGCAGGAGAAGCACTGTTAAAACATTGTCAAACTACTTCGGTTAAAAGACCTGAATGGGAAGAAGAGGATATTGATTCACAAGAATTCCATTTATAA
- the thpR gene encoding RNA 2',3'-cyclic phosphodiesterase, which translates to MNNNAHYFIGIPIQSGLKEQLSKWQSKLQQDVSYRVWTFKDDFHITLKFLGATDKETVQQLINLLQQIQLPSFQLPVAGLGFFGKREQPRVMWAGVGQHKALTQLQHEVENTCVQLGMPRENRPYRPHITLAKKWNEPKKKIDQDKVKNQIEVTENQLYVNHFSLFQIHMNRQQKYEEVKIFPLLNK; encoded by the coding sequence TTGAACAACAATGCACATTACTTTATAGGAATTCCAATTCAGAGCGGGTTAAAGGAACAACTTTCGAAGTGGCAGTCAAAACTTCAGCAAGACGTATCTTACCGAGTATGGACGTTTAAAGATGATTTTCATATTACATTAAAGTTCCTTGGTGCAACCGATAAGGAAACCGTGCAACAATTAATTAACTTGTTACAACAAATTCAACTACCTAGCTTTCAATTGCCAGTAGCAGGATTGGGATTTTTTGGAAAGAGGGAACAGCCAAGGGTAATGTGGGCAGGTGTCGGACAACATAAGGCTCTTACACAATTGCAACATGAAGTGGAAAATACATGTGTACAACTAGGAATGCCTAGGGAAAACCGTCCGTATCGTCCCCATATTACATTAGCGAAAAAGTGGAACGAACCGAAGAAAAAAATTGATCAAGATAAAGTGAAAAATCAAATTGAGGTAACAGAGAACCAGCTTTATGTAAATCATTTTTCGTTATTTCAAATTCATATGAATCGTCAACAGAAATATGAAGAGGTTAAGATATTTCCATTACTAAATAAATGA
- a CDS encoding potassium channel family protein, with protein MLIFRKVFFKMVKMHNGFLFILSFLLIFISTYLITKIEPEGFPHWFDGFWWVMTTVTTVGYGDYAPVTVEGRMLAIVLYIFGIGLIGVVIGKVIDGLSSFRKKREEGNIMFKGKNHYVIIGWSHKAKYALKEMMNTKKDSDIVIIDDRDHAPVLTDQVHYVQGDATKVETLDKANIKEAKAVLMFADDSIENPQLVDGKTLLVASTVEGMNPNVHTVVEVMEEDHIKNFKHIQVDDFIFSHETISSLAVRSVFTKGISGLYGQLMQRKHGDDLYYIPKKDHWYTYEDAFRELLEVGATLIADGDNLGINRILKEKIRDDAKLFVICNNETYKRILST; from the coding sequence ATGTTAATTTTCCGTAAAGTGTTTTTTAAAATGGTAAAAATGCACAACGGCTTTCTGTTTATATTATCTTTTCTTCTAATTTTTATAAGTACATATTTGATAACCAAAATAGAACCTGAAGGATTTCCTCATTGGTTTGATGGATTTTGGTGGGTTATGACAACCGTTACGACAGTCGGTTATGGTGATTACGCACCTGTAACCGTTGAAGGTAGAATGCTAGCTATCGTTTTATATATATTTGGAATTGGACTTATAGGTGTCGTAATTGGAAAAGTGATAGATGGATTATCTAGTTTCCGGAAAAAACGGGAGGAGGGGAACATTATGTTTAAAGGAAAAAACCATTACGTAATTATTGGGTGGTCACATAAGGCAAAATATGCTTTAAAGGAAATGATGAACACGAAAAAAGATAGCGACATTGTTATTATAGATGATCGAGATCATGCACCTGTATTAACGGATCAAGTTCATTATGTTCAAGGAGATGCAACAAAGGTGGAAACCCTTGATAAGGCGAATATAAAAGAGGCGAAGGCTGTATTAATGTTCGCGGATGATTCAATTGAAAATCCACAACTTGTCGACGGGAAAACATTGCTTGTAGCATCCACAGTTGAAGGGATGAATCCGAATGTTCACACTGTCGTTGAAGTTATGGAAGAAGATCATATTAAGAATTTCAAACATATCCAAGTTGATGATTTTATCTTTTCTCATGAAACCATTTCCTCCTTAGCGGTGCGCTCTGTCTTTACAAAAGGAATATCAGGACTTTATGGTCAACTTATGCAAAGAAAACATGGTGATGATTTGTACTATATTCCAAAAAAAGACCATTGGTATACTTATGAGGATGCCTTCCGGGAATTATTGGAGGTTGGAGCGACGTTAATTGCAGATGGAGATAATTTAGGAATTAACCGTATACTGAAGGAAAAAATACGTGATGATGCAAAGTTATTTGTCATTTGTAATAACGAAACCTATAAACGAATTTTATCCACATAA
- a CDS encoding DeoR family transcriptional regulator translates to MNRSTSRMLIRVKAVYLYIREKGTVTTTELAEEFGITDRTVQRDLNVLEYNGLVKSPNRGQWTTTNKKVKIS, encoded by the coding sequence TTGAATCGATCAACCTCCAGGATGCTGATCAGGGTAAAGGCTGTTTATTTGTATATTAGAGAAAAAGGAACAGTGACCACAACCGAATTGGCAGAGGAGTTTGGGATTACGGATCGAACCGTTCAAAGAGACCTAAATGTTTTAGAGTATAATGGACTTGTAAAAAGTCCAAATAGGGGACAATGGACCACAACAAATAAAAAAGTCAAAATATCATAA
- a CDS encoding pseudouridine synthase: MRLDKLLANMGYGSRKDVKKLLKQGIVQINGDVVKDGSSQVDPTEQKVFVRGEEIQYKQFIYLMMNKPKGVISATEDQVERCVTDLLQPQERIFDPFPVGRLDKDTVGLLLLTNDGQLAHKLLSPKKNIGKRYWALIKGNVTEEDVKAFEAGVTLDDGYKTKPAQLSIITRGDTSEIEVVITEGKFHQIKRMFKAVDKEVIELKRLEMGPLSLDESLPKGSYRELTDEELEAIQNVN; encoded by the coding sequence ATGCGGCTTGATAAATTGCTGGCAAATATGGGATACGGCAGTCGTAAAGATGTTAAGAAATTATTGAAGCAAGGAATTGTTCAAATCAATGGAGATGTTGTGAAAGACGGGAGCAGTCAAGTAGATCCTACTGAACAAAAGGTATTCGTGCGTGGTGAGGAAATTCAATATAAACAATTTATTTATTTAATGATGAATAAACCGAAAGGCGTCATATCCGCAACCGAAGATCAAGTAGAGAGATGTGTAACCGACCTGCTCCAACCTCAAGAACGTATATTTGATCCTTTTCCTGTAGGTAGGTTAGATAAGGATACAGTTGGCCTTTTGTTGTTAACCAATGATGGTCAGTTAGCGCATAAGCTACTGTCACCGAAGAAAAACATTGGGAAAAGGTACTGGGCTTTAATAAAAGGAAATGTAACAGAAGAGGATGTTAAGGCTTTTGAAGCTGGCGTAACGTTAGATGATGGCTATAAGACAAAGCCAGCTCAATTATCGATAATAACAAGAGGGGATACATCCGAAATTGAAGTTGTCATCACTGAAGGGAAATTTCATCAAATAAAACGAATGTTTAAAGCAGTGGATAAAGAAGTTATCGAATTGAAACGCTTGGAAATGGGACCGTTATCGCTAGATGAAAGTCTTCCGAAAGGGAGCTATCGTGAGTTAACCGATGAAGAACTTGAAGCAATACAGAACGTTAACTAA
- a CDS encoding putative polysaccharide biosynthesis protein, producing the protein MSTSNIIRGTMLLTGATFLSKLLGIIYVIPFEALVGTKGGALFSYAYNPYMILISISTMGIPLAMSKFVAKYNSLGDFQTGRRMFRSGLIFMFITGILAFLALFFSAELLAKAIITDNGLSNTVTDVKFVIQMVSFALIIIPAMSVVRGFFQGYQSMGPTAVSQVIEQIVRIAFLLVSVFVLRKIFNADISLAVGMATFAAFIGALASSYVLWLYWNWRKPYLDKQLANQREEHQLSQSSMYKELLTYAGPFVLVGIATPIYQVIDQFTFNRAMSEIGLANISESALAIIVLYGHKLVIIPVTIATGLSLALLPAITKSFTEKRRDIYNTQINQALQIIMLVVLPAVVGMALLSKEAYGAFYGIGENIQMADVLLSWYAPVALFYALFTVTASILQGINKQNFALISLGFGVILKVVLNIPLIYVFEAKGAIIATGLAVMTASLLNIGCIYRTTKFSLKPLLKRTLLVMIFVVIMTISVLIVKWTITMFMFDQVTRISFILTLLLSSSVGFYIYLWFSYKSTLLIKVLGEQARKLEKIFP; encoded by the coding sequence ATGTCAACTTCAAATATTATCCGTGGCACAATGCTTTTAACAGGAGCCACATTCCTTTCAAAACTACTGGGAATCATTTATGTAATTCCGTTCGAAGCACTAGTAGGAACTAAAGGTGGAGCATTATTTTCTTATGCCTATAACCCTTATATGATTTTAATCAGTATTTCCACAATGGGAATTCCGTTAGCGATGTCTAAATTCGTTGCGAAATACAATTCTTTAGGTGATTTTCAAACGGGTCGACGAATGTTTCGATCTGGTTTAATTTTCATGTTCATAACCGGTATTTTAGCATTTCTAGCTCTCTTTTTCAGTGCTGAACTACTAGCAAAAGCTATTATTACAGATAATGGCTTAAGCAACACTGTAACCGATGTGAAGTTTGTTATCCAAATGGTTAGTTTTGCCTTAATTATTATCCCCGCCATGAGTGTCGTAAGAGGCTTTTTTCAAGGATATCAATCCATGGGGCCCACGGCGGTTTCACAAGTGATTGAGCAAATAGTCCGAATCGCTTTCTTGCTAGTTAGTGTGTTCGTATTACGTAAAATCTTCAATGCAGATATATCGTTAGCTGTTGGTATGGCTACCTTTGCGGCATTTATAGGTGCCCTTGCTTCCAGTTACGTTTTATGGCTATATTGGAATTGGAGAAAACCATATTTAGATAAACAGCTTGCAAACCAACGGGAAGAACATCAGCTGTCACAGTCAAGTATGTACAAAGAGTTGTTAACATACGCAGGTCCATTTGTTTTAGTGGGAATTGCCACTCCGATTTATCAAGTGATTGATCAATTTACGTTTAATCGGGCGATGTCCGAAATTGGACTGGCCAACATTTCAGAATCGGCGTTAGCGATTATTGTACTATATGGACATAAACTGGTGATTATCCCTGTAACCATCGCGACAGGATTATCTTTAGCCCTTTTACCTGCAATTACAAAATCTTTTACTGAAAAAAGAAGAGACATTTATAATACTCAAATTAATCAAGCATTACAAATAATAATGTTAGTAGTATTACCAGCAGTTGTAGGTATGGCTCTTTTATCAAAGGAAGCATATGGAGCGTTTTACGGAATCGGAGAAAACATTCAAATGGCAGACGTGCTTTTAAGTTGGTATGCACCTGTCGCTCTTTTTTATGCTTTGTTTACTGTTACGGCTTCTATTCTACAAGGAATCAACAAGCAAAACTTTGCATTAATTAGTCTTGGATTTGGCGTTATACTAAAAGTGGTCTTAAATATTCCTCTGATTTATGTATTTGAAGCGAAAGGAGCTATAATAGCAACTGGTTTAGCAGTTATGACTGCATCACTACTGAATATCGGTTGTATTTACCGAACAACCAAATTTTCACTAAAACCATTATTAAAAAGGACGTTACTCGTGATGATTTTCGTCGTGATAATGACTATCTCTGTACTAATCGTTAAGTGGACAATTACTATGTTTATGTTTGATCAAGTAACACGCATCAGTTTCATATTAACACTTCTTCTTTCAAGTAGTGTTGGGTTCTATATCTATCTATGGTTCAGTTATAAATCTACGTTATTAATAAAAGTACTCGGGGAACAGGCGCGTAAGTTAGAAAAAATCTTTCCATAA